One genomic region from Augochlora pura isolate Apur16 chromosome 7, APUR_v2.2.1, whole genome shotgun sequence encodes:
- the Ak6 gene encoding adenylate kinase isoenzyme 6 isoform X2, whose translation MCRVLSERTGLTWIDVSKFAIENKCLEEYDDVYQCPILDEDKLLDHMEEFMCKGGKIVDYHGADFFPERWFDIVFVLRTDNTILYDRLKERGYTGKKLEDNIDCEIFQTILEEAKSAYREEIVHELISNNMYEVTSNVDRICQWLEQWRIDNEP comes from the exons ATGTGCCGTGTTCTATCAGAAAGGACAGGATTAACCTGGATCGATGTTAGTAAATTTGCTATTGAAAACAAGTGTTTAGAAGAATATGATGATGTATATCAGTGTCCTATCTTAGATGAAGATaag ttaTTAGATCACATGGAAGAATTTATGTGCAAAggtggaaaaattgttgattacCATGGGGCTGACTTCTTCCCAGAAAGATGGTTTGATATCGTTTTCGTGTTAAGAACTGATAACACAATACTATATGATCGTTTAAAGGAACGAGGCTACACAGgaaaaaaattagaagataACATAGATTGTGAAATCTTTCAAACGATACTTGAAGAAGCAAAGTCAGCTTATAGAGAAGAAATAGTTCACGAGTTAATAAGTAACAATATGTATGAAGTCACAAGTAATGTAGATAGAATTTGTCAATGGTTAGAACAATGGAGAATAGACAATGAACCATAA
- the Ak6 gene encoding adenylate kinase isoenzyme 6 isoform X1 — MGRNSPNILVTGTPGVGKSLMCRVLSERTGLTWIDVSKFAIENKCLEEYDDVYQCPILDEDKLLDHMEEFMCKGGKIVDYHGADFFPERWFDIVFVLRTDNTILYDRLKERGYTGKKLEDNIDCEIFQTILEEAKSAYREEIVHELISNNMYEVTSNVDRICQWLEQWRIDNEP; from the exons ATGGGTAGAAATTCCCcaaatattttagtaacag gTACTCCAGGAGTTGGAAAAAGTTTAATGTGCCGTGTTCTATCAGAAAGGACAGGATTAACCTGGATCGATGTTAGTAAATTTGCTATTGAAAACAAGTGTTTAGAAGAATATGATGATGTATATCAGTGTCCTATCTTAGATGAAGATaag ttaTTAGATCACATGGAAGAATTTATGTGCAAAggtggaaaaattgttgattacCATGGGGCTGACTTCTTCCCAGAAAGATGGTTTGATATCGTTTTCGTGTTAAGAACTGATAACACAATACTATATGATCGTTTAAAGGAACGAGGCTACACAGgaaaaaaattagaagataACATAGATTGTGAAATCTTTCAAACGATACTTGAAGAAGCAAAGTCAGCTTATAGAGAAGAAATAGTTCACGAGTTAATAAGTAACAATATGTATGAAGTCACAAGTAATGTAGATAGAATTTGTCAATGGTTAGAACAATGGAGAATAGACAATGAACCATAA
- the LOC144472081 gene encoding protein BTG3, translating into MRNEITAAVLFLVKLIEKNEKFSPDQLECFKRRLVELLTERFKNHWFPEKPFKGQGYRCIRVNGHNRRDATLESAANAAGVKYEDLSLPVELTLWVDPNEVCCRFGESKGSYCTLALFDDKENTVPILQRSNEGLEKENKQSEGQTKIQKSPLSTNTEQQQKSKPLSSANQNQQHSNNGAGRRRNLNSPKLHLNRNRSWFGHSFSMGYGPHPISQPWYNIMPPHFLGGPSPPPFMGHRGNKWIHPTSYPTGPTRFHHWSPKAALKV; encoded by the exons ATGCGCAACGAAATTACTGCGGCAGTACTGTTCTTAGTAAAGCTGatagaaaaaaacgaaaaatttagTCCTGATCAGTTGGAATGTTTCAAGCGACGTTTAGTTGAATTACTGACagaacgttttaaaaatcattggTTTCCAGAGAAGCCATTTAAAGGTCAAGGCTATCGTTGTATTCGTGTGAATGGTCATAATCGGAGAGATGCAACTTTAGAAAGTGCTGCTAATGCTGCTGGTGTTAAATATGAAGATTTGTCTTTACCGGTTGAATTGACTCTTTGGGTTGATCCTAATGAAGTTTGCTGCCGATTTGGAGAAAGTAAAGGCTCCTATTGCACACTGGCTTTGTTCGATGATAAAGAAAATACTGTACCAATTCTTCAAAGAAGCAACGAAGGgttagagaaagagaacaaacAGTCTGAGGGACAGACTAAGATACAG AAATCCCCCTTGAGCACTAATACagaacaacaacaaaaatcaAAACCACTAAGTTCTGCTAATCAAAATCAACAGCATAGCAATAATGGTGCAGGTAGGAGACGCAATTTGAATAGCCCCAAACTACATCTTAATAGAAATCGTTCGTGGTTTGGTCACTCATTCAGTATGGGATATGGTCCTCACCCAATAAGTCAGCCATGGTATAACATTATGCCCCCTCACTTTTTGGGTGGTCCATCTCCACCACCTTTCATGGGTCATAGAGGAAACAAATGGATCCATCCAACCTCCTATCCGACAGGTCCTACCCGTTTCCATCACTGGTCTCCCAAAGCTGCTCTTAAAGTATGA